The Lonchura striata isolate bLonStr1 chromosome 5, bLonStr1.mat, whole genome shotgun sequence genome window below encodes:
- the LOC110479262 gene encoding uncharacterized protein LOC110479262, with the protein MRRNVEVKARLREREAVLRAALALRALGADGPGTGQEPTRERPGAGQEPPQQWPGAGQVLLQTDTFFRVPRGRLKLRRTPDGRGELIFYERPDRAGPKVSLFSTSPTADPEGLQAVLSQSLGVLGTVRKERLLLLLGQTRLHLDRVQGLGDFLELEVVLRPGQSERDGQRLARDLLRDLGVADSDLVPGAYLDLLLARGHGGDSGDSAPCQGQQG; encoded by the exons ATGCGGCGGAACGTGGAGGTGAAGGCGCGGCTGAGGGAGCGGGAGGCAGTGCTGAGGGCGGCCctggcgctgcgggcgctgggCGCGGACGGGCCCGGGACCGGGCAGGAACCGACCCGGGagcgccccggggccgggcaggagccgccgCAGCAGtggcccggggccgggcaggtgCTGCTCCAGACCGACACGTTCTTCCGCGTGCCGCGGGGCCGGCTGAAGCTGCGCCGCACGCCG gaCGGCCGGGGGGAGCTGATTTTCTACGAGCGCCCCGACAGAGCCGGCCCCAAGGTGTCCCTGTTCAGCACCAGCCCCACGGCCGACCCCGAGGGGCTGCAG gCGGTGCTGTCACAGTCCCTGGGCGTGCTGGGCACGGTGAGGAAGgagcggctgctgctgctgctgggccagacGCGGCTGCACCTGGACCGCGTGCAGGGCCTCGGCGACttcctggagctggag GTGGTGCTGCGGCCGGGGCAGAGCGAGCGGGACGGGCAGCGCCTGGCACGGGACCTGCTGCGGGACCTCGGCGTGGCCGACAGCGACCTCGTCCCTGGGGCCTACCTGGACCTGCTGCTGGCACGGGGGCacggcggggacagcggggacagcgccccgtgccagggacagcagggctga